From the Oryza glaberrima chromosome 5, OglaRS2, whole genome shotgun sequence genome, one window contains:
- the LOC127774445 gene encoding serine/threonine-protein phosphatase 5: MDANSSLNEQKSEELKLKANDAFKANKFSLAIELYSQAIELNSSNAVYWANRAFAHTKLEEYGSAVQDASKAIEIDARYSKGYYRRGAAYLAMGKFKEALKDFQQVKRISPNDPDATRKLKECEKAVQKIRFEEAISVGDEEKRSVADSIDYRIIEVEPQYTGPRVDGDTITLDFVKAMLDEFEKQKCIHKRYAYQIVLQTVQLLRSVPSLVDVNVPDGSHFTVCGDVHGQYFDLLNIFKLNGLPSEENPYLFNGDFVDRGSFSVEVILTLFAFKCLYPTGMYLARGNHESKSMNKIYGFEGEVRSKLGEAFIELFAEAFCCLPLAHVINNKVFVVHGGLFSVDGVKLSDIRAIDRFREPPEEGLMCEVLWSDPQPQLGRGPSKRGVGLSFGADVTKKFLQENNLDLVVRSHEVKDEGYEIEHDGKLITVFSAPNYCDQMGNKGAYIRFTAPELKPNISSFSAVPHPDVKPMAYANNFLRMFQ, encoded by the exons ATGGATGCCAACTCCAGTTTAAATGAGCAAAAGTCTGAAGAACTCAAGCTTAAAGCAAATGATGCCTTTAAAG CAAACAAGTTCTCCCTGGCTATAGAGCTCTATAGTCAAGCCATTGAGCTAAACAGTTCAAATGCAGTTTACTGGGCAAACCGTGCATTTGCTCATACAAAGTTAGAGGAATATGGAAGTGCAGTGCAAGATGCTTCAAAAGCAATTGAAATTGATGCTAGATACTCAAAA GGTTACTACCGACGTGGAGCGGCATATCTTGCCATGGGTAAGTTCAAGGAAGCTCTGAAGGATTTTCAACAG GTGAAAAGAATCAGCCCTAATGATCCAGATGCTACTAGGAAATTGAAAGAGTGTGAGAAAGCTGTCCAGAAAATCCGTTTTGAAGAGGCAATTTCTGTAGGGGATGAAGAGAAGCGCTCTGTAGCTGATTCTATTGACTACCGTATCATAG AAGTAGAGCCACAATATACAGGACCAAGAGTTGATGGAGACACAATAACATTAGATTTTGTCAAGGCTATGTTGGATGAGTTTGAGAAACAGAAATGCATACACAAAAG GTACGCCTACCAGATTGTGTTACAAACCGTGCAGCTATTGCGTTCTGTACCTTCGCTTGTTGACGTGAACGTTCCTGATGGAAGTCATTTTACGGTTTGTGGTGATGTGCATGGTCAG TATTTTGACTTGCTCAATATATTTAAGCTCAATGGGCTTCCCTCGGAAGAGAATCCTTACCTCTTCAATGGAGACTTTGTAGACAGAGGATCTTTTTCTGTTGAAGTCATACTCACTCTTTTTGCTTTCAAGTGCCTCTATCCGACAG GTATGTACCTTGCAAGAGGAAACCATGAGAGCAAGAGCATGAATAAGATATATGGTTTTGAGGGAGAAGTGAGGTCGAAGTTGGGAGAAGCATTTATTGAACTATTTGCGGAAGCATTCTGTTGCCTACCCCTTGCtcatgtcatcaacaacaaGGTCTTTGTTGTTCATGGAGGTCTCTTTAGTGTTGATGGTGTTAAGCTTTCAGATATTAGAGCCATCGATCGATTCCGTGAGCCTCCTGAAGAAG GTCTAATGTGTGAAGTATTATGGAGTGATCCTCAGCCTCAACTTGGTAGAGGTCCAAGCAAACGCGGTGTTGGTCTTTCCTTTGGTGCAGATGTGACTAAGAAATTTCTACAAGAAAATAATCTGG ACCTTGTTGTTCGATCCCATGAAGTGAAAGATGAAGGCTATGAAATTGAACATGATGGAAAGCTTATAACGGTGTTCTCTGCTCCCAATTATTGCGACCAG ATGGGTAACAAGGGTGCATACATTCGGTTCACAGCTCCAGAACTAAAACCAAATATTTCCTCTTTCTCAGCGGTG CCACACCCTGACGTCAAGCCGATGGCCTACGCGAACAACTTCCTCAGGATGTTCCAGTAA
- the LOC127772817 gene encoding aquaporin NIP1-3 → MAGGEHGVNGQHEETRAMEEGSRDHQARCENSEQDGGGSKSSSNNHPMFSVQFAQKVIAEILGTFFLIFAGCAAVAVNKRTGGTVTFPGICITWGLAVMVMVYSVGHISGAHLNPAVTLAFATCGRFPWRRVPAYAAAQVAGSAAASAALRALFGGAPEHFFGTAPAGSDVQSLAMEFIITFYLMFVVSGVATDNRAIGELAGLAVGATVLVNVLFAGPISGASMNPARTIGPAIILGRYTGIWVYIAGPVFGAVAGAWAYNLIRFTDKPLREITMTASFIRSTRRN, encoded by the exons atggcTGGAGGAGAGCATGGAGTTAATGGCCAGCATGAAGAAACCAGAGCTATGGAGGAAGGCAGCAGAGATCATCAAGCAAGGTGTGAGAATTCAGAGCAAGATGGAGGAGGAAGCAAGAGCTCTAGTAATAACCACCCCATGTTCTCTGTCCAATTCGCGCAGAAG gtgatcgcggagatctTGGGGACGTTCTTCCTCATCTTCGCGGGgtgcgcggcggtggcggtgaacAAGAGGACGGGAGGGACGGTGACGTTCCCGGGGATCTGCATCACGTGGGGGCTCGCCGTGATGGTGATGGTGTACTCCGTCGGCCACATCTCCGGCGCGCACCTCAACCCGGCGGTCACCCTCGCGTTCGCCACCTGCGGCAGGTTCCCGTGGCGGCGGGTGCCGGCGtacgcggcggcgcaggtggccggctcggcggcggcgagcgcggcgctgCGGGCGCTGTTCGGCGGCGCGCCGGAGCACTTCTTCGGGACGGCGCCGGCCGGGTCCGACGTGCAGTCGCTGGCGATGGAGTTCATCATCACCTTCTACCTCATGTtcgtcgtctccggcgtcgCCACCGACAACCGAGCT ATTGGTGAACTAGCTGGCCTTGCCGTTGGAGCTACCGTCTTAGTAAATGTGCTCTTTGCTGG GCCAATATCAGGAGCGTCCATGAACCCGGCCAGGACCATCGGACCGGCGATCATCCTCGGCCGGTATACCGGTATCTGGGTGTACATCGCCGGCCCGGTTTTCGGCGCAGTCGCTGGCGCGTGGGCCTACAATCTTATCCGGTTCACCGACAAACCGCTAAGAGAGATCACCATGACTGCATCCTTCATTAGAAGCACAAGGAGGAACTAG
- the LOC127773112 gene encoding uncharacterized protein LOC127773112, whose protein sequence is MVSRTPTKQPLSPLPRAASGSPTKPTPSPSPSPASARRRRVLRRGSPGRIKSLTATFDTSLRGCRRRLLKLFARLAVLGSPTKRRAAAAGFRRLRSPPRSPSPPTPKPNQVAAVSPQLPLPLPPVSPGRRTLFLDLDETLIHSQTDPAARARHDFAVRPVIAGQAVTFYVAKRPGVDAFLAAAAAAFELVVFTAGLPEYASLVLDRLDPRGALFAHRLYRGACRDAGDGRLVKDLAATGRDLRRAVIVDDNPNAYSLQPDNAVPVAPFIDDADDHELERVMGILSIAAEFDDVRDAIKRYKEIVEAS, encoded by the coding sequence ATGGTGTCGAGGACGCCCACGAAGCAGCCGCTGTCCCCGCTGCCGAGGGCGGCCAGCGGCAGCCCCACCAAGCCgacgccctcgccctcgccctcgccggcctccgccaGGCGCCGCCGCGTGCTCCGCCGCGGGAGCCCCGGGAGGATCAAGTCGCTCACCGCAACGTTCGACACCTCCCtccgcggctgccgccgccgcctcctcaagctcttcgcccgcctcgccgtccTCGGCTCCCCCACcaagcgccgcgccgccgccgctggcttccgccgcctccgctccccgCCGCGGTCGCCGTCTCCTCCAACGCCCAAGCCGAATCAGGTAGCGGCCGTCTCGCCGcagctcccgctcccgctcccgccggtgtcgccggggaggaggacgcTGTTCCTGGACCTCGACGAGACGCTCATCCACTCCCAGACCGACCCGGCAGCGCGGGCGCGGCACGACTTCGCCGTGCGGCCCGTCATCGCGGGACAGGCGGTCACCTTTTACGTCGCCAAGCGCCCCGGGGTCGACGcgttcctcgccgcggcggcggccgcgttcGAGCTCGTCGTCTTCACCGCTGGCCTCCCCGAGTACGCCTCCCTCGTCCTCGACCGCCTCGACCCGCGCGGCGCGCTCTTCGCCCACCGCCTCTACCGCGGCGCCTGCCGCGACGCCGGAGACGGGAGGCTCGTCAAGGACCTCGCCGCCACGGGCAGGGACCTCCGCCGCGCTGTCATCGTCGACGACAACCCCAACGCCTACTCGCTCCAGCCCGACAACGCCGTGCCCGTGGCGCCGTTcatcgacgacgccgacgaccacgAGCTGGAGAGGGTGATGGGGATCCTGTCCATCGCCGCCGAGTTCGACGACGTCCGCGACGCCATCAAGCGCTACAAGGAAATCGTCGAGGcgagctga